In a genomic window of Phaeodactylum tricornutum CCAP 1055/1 chromosome 6, whole genome shotgun sequence:
- a CDS encoding predicted protein, whose translation MVPATRQMTSGAAYSHFLDNVFSLPQGHPIRLSFEQQGYNSVDDLLSIFENELDALGYVPPASPDTHEDPQWTPLLMAHRQILRHFLRWQASLERQKGSPLENSELVALTSGDFILYRRSALGQVSNVPATISPSLNNQLSTSTKARSAVDEFKRGVKRDKTHYPILKDDRYWDNFYRSFVVTAVSHNVEKVLDPSYAPTDPSEKSLFEEQKKFVYSALEHTLQTDMGKNLVREHSFDFNAQEVFRKVVKHYTESASAKIGNGGEGFILHWKNHLRIYNDMVPMAEQLPKQLCLSLLENAVHDIPELRQVKITATLDLAKGGTPLNYEGYLSLLLASASLYDKGNNLSNSRSVKSKRSAFLTDLSYDQPDFTEDNGIDYDIDLSPAVIYEANAHNRKVSPSGHRNRDPATNRERPYIPREMWNQLSDDAKAILQGLSAPDKGPTRSGDVSQRALEANTHAKISNGNGEFNRSEPDNQQAEAFHDCDQTTELLAHLTDRVSHMGDGDIRKVLATSRRTPINCTQSSDNRQQSVQLNVLEYQVSRHSVENKTAALVDRGANGGLAGCDVKVVNKTGRSASITGINEHTLSDLDIVTAAGFVESHKGPIIVIMHQYAYLGKGKTIHSSAQLEHYRNTVEDRSRNVGGQQRIVTLDDYIIPLHVRQGLPYMDMRQPTDSEFESLPHVVLTSDIDWDPSILDNEVDMVNNWYNAMQDLPGNAYVEPRFDNTGQYLHRHIAYYNLDREDAIDCIIQCRKHNVKRNERDYEALRPCLGWVSGDTVRKTIMATTQYAREVYNAPLRKHFKSRFPALNVHRRNEAVATDTIWSDTPAVDNGAKFAQLFVGRRSLVTDIYPMKTDKEFVNALEDNIRHRGAMDKLLSDRAQVEISKKVADITRAYNIDQWQSEPHHQHQNFAERRIATIEANTNNVLNKTGAPDSTWLLCIAYICYVFNHLSHESLHDRTPLEILLGSTPDISVLLQFHFWEPVYYRLEDPSFPSDGTEKSGRFVGIAESVGDALTYKILTDDTNKILYRSSVRSALKSGEINLRLTPQEGESNSKPINFVKSRRTENKNSYALKDLPGFTPEDLIGRTSRQAL comes from the exons ATGGTACCGGCCACCAGGCAAATGACTAGCGGAGCTGCTTActcgcattttttggataatGTATTTTCACTTCCTCAAGGGCACCCAATCCGACTTAGtttcgaacaacaagggTATAATTCTGTTGATGATCTCCTCAGTATTTTTGAGAACGAACTAGATGCCCTTGGATATGTGCCTCCAGCGAGTCCTGACACCCATGAAGACCCTCAGTGGACCCCATTGCTCATGGCGCACCGACAGATCCTTCGTCATTTCCTGCGTTGGCAGGCATCActtgaacggcaaaagggaagtcctttggaaaattcgGAGCTTGTTGCATTGACTAGTGGAGATTTCATTTTATATCGACGCTCAGCACTCGGACAAGTCTCTAATGTTCCGGCCACCATCAGTCCTTCTCTGAACAACCAGTTAAGTACGTCCACGAAAGCTCGATCGGCAGTCGACGAATTTAAGCGAGGAGTCAAGCGTGACAAGACCCACTATCCTATCCTTAAGGATGACCGATACTGGGACAATTTCTACCGGTCTTTCGTGGTCACCGCGGTATCCCATAACGTCGAAAAGGTACTTGACCCATCCTATGCACCGACGGACCCCTCAGAGAAGTCTCTCTTTGAGGAACAGAAGAAATTTGTGTACTCTGCTTTGGAACATACACTTCAGACAGATATGGGGAAAAACCTTGTTCGCGAACATAGTTTTGACTTCAATGCCcaagaagttttccgtaaggTTGTCAAGCACTACACAGAGTCTGCCAGTGCCAAGATTGG GAACGGCGGGGAAGGGTTCATCCTTCACTGGAAGAACCATCTTCGTATCTACAATGATATGGTCCCTATGGCAGAGCAGTTGCCTAAACAGCTTTGCCTCAGTTTGCTTGAAAACGCTGTACACGACATCCCTGAACTCCGCCAGGTCAAGATCACCGCTACTTTAGACTTAGCTAAAGGAGGCACTCCCCTCAACTACGAAGGCTACCTGAGTCTATTGCTTGCATCTGCTTCTCTATACGATAAAgggaacaacctttccaattctcgtaGTGTCAAGAGCAAGCGTAGCGCCTTTCTGACCGACCTCTCGTATGATCAACCGGACTTCACCGAAGACAATGGAATTGACTATGATATTGATCTCTCTCCTGCAGTGATCTATGAGGCCAATGCTCACAACCGCAAAGTCAGTCCATCTGGCCACCGTAATCGCGATCCGGCAACCAATCGAGAGCGTCCGTATATCCCTCGCGAGATGTGGAATCAGCTTTCAGATgatgccaaagccattctccaAGGCCTGTCCGCACCCGACAAAGGCCCTACTCGATCCGGTGATGTCTCGCAACGTGCGTTGGAAGCGAATACCCACGCCAAGATATCGAACGGAAATGGCGAGTTCAACCGTAGCGAACCAGACAACCAGCAAGCTGAAGCATTCCATGACTGTGATCAAACGACGGAGCTCCTTGCACACTTGACTGACCGTGTGAGTCACATGGGAGACGGCGATATCCGAAAAGTCCTTGCTACATCCCGCCGTACACCAATCAATTGTACCCAGTCATCGGACAATCGACAACAGTCTGTTCAACTCAACGTTCTGGAATATCAAGTCTCTCGTCATTCCGTTGAGAACAAAACTGCTGCTCTAGTCGATCGAGGTGCCAACGGTGGACTTGCTGGCTGTGATGTCAAAGTTGTGAACAAGACAGGACGGTCTGCTAGTATAACGGGTATCAACGAGCATACCCTGTCAGATTTGGATATTGTCACTGCCGCTGGGTTTGTTGAGTCTCACAAAGGCCCTATCATTGTGATTATGCACCAATACGCCTATCTTGGCAAGGGAAAGACCATCCACTCCAGTGCCCAACTTGAGCATTACCGAAACACAGTCGAAGACCGGTCTCGCAATGTTGGAGGACAACAGCGGATTGTTACCTTGGATGATTATATCATTCCTCTTCATGTTCGACAAGGCCTCCCGTATATGGATATGCGACAGCCTACCGATAGCGAGTTCGAATCTCTTCCGCATGTTGTGTTGACTTCCGATATTGACTGGGACCCTTCTATTCTAGACAATGAAGTTGACATGGTGAACAACTGGTACAATGCAATGCAAGATCTTCCGGGCAATGCCTATGTTGAACCACGATTTGACAACACAGGCCAATACCTCCACCGCCATATAGCGTACTACAATCTCGATCGCGAGGACGCTATTGATTGCATTATCCAGTGTCGTAAGCACAATGTCAAACGCAATGAACGGGATTATGAAGCATTACGTCCCTGCTTGGGATGGGTATCCGGTGACACTGTCCGAAAAACCATCATGGCTACGACACAGTACGCTCGCGAAGTCTACAATGCACCGCTACGAAAGCACTTCAAATCGCGATTCCCGGCTCTAAATGTGCATCGGCGCAACGAGGCTGTTGCAACGGATACTATCTGGTCAGACACACCtgctgttgacaacggaGCCAAGTTTGCACAACTGTTTGTGGGGAGACGTTCCTTAGTCACCGATATTTATCCCATGAAAACAGACAAGGAGTTCGTCAATGCCCTTGAAGACAATATTCGCCATCGTGGAGCTATGGATAAACTTCTGAGTGATCGAGCCCAAGTTGAAATCAGTAAGAAGGTTGCTGATATTACACGAGCCTACAACATTgaccaatggcaaagtgaacctcatcatcaacatcaaaattttgccgAACGCCGTATTGCTACTATTGAAGCTAATACCAATAATGTTCTTAACAAAACCGGTGCTCCTGATTCAACTTGGCTCTTGTGCATTGCCTACATCTGCTATGTCTTCAACCATTTGTCCCATGAATCTTTGCACGATCGTACACCACTCGAAATTCTTCTTGGTAGCACCCCTGATATCAGCGTACTTCtccagtttcatttttgggaaccggtgtACTACCGTCTCGAAGATCCATCTTTCCCTTCCGATGGTACCGAAAAGAGCGGTcgctttgttggcattgctgaatctgTTGGGGATGCTCTCACTTACAAAATCCTCAcggacgacaccaacaagatCTTATACCGCTCCAGTGTGCGTTCCGCATTGAAATCCGGAGAAATCAACCTACGCCTTACGCCACAGGAAGGGGAGAGTAATTCTAAGCCTATCAACTTTgtcaagtcgcgtagaactgaaaacaaaaattcctatgccttAAAGGATCTACCCGGTTTCACCCCTGAGGACCTTATTGGACGCAC atcccgacaagccctCTGA